From the genome of Ovis aries strain OAR_USU_Benz2616 breed Rambouillet chromosome 5, ARS-UI_Ramb_v3.0, whole genome shotgun sequence:
GTAGTGACTGCTTAGGCGGTGTCTGCACACTGGAGAGGAGATCCGGGTGTTACAATGCCTTTGCGGAAAAACGGGGCGCCAGCGGAACAGTTTGCCTGTCTGGGCAACGGGTGAGGGCTGCCGGGGATGATCTCTGAGCGCCTTGCAGACCCCATAATCTCTAAGGAAAGCATAGCTGCAGCAAGAGAGATGGAGGCTAGACTGCAGGAGAAACTGGGGCTGAAGGAGGAAGCCTCAGAGCAAGTGAGGGGCTGAATTTCTGGGGCTAAGGAAGTTGGGCCTTTAAGGACGGATCCCGCACGTTTTCACCACCCAACTTCTGCTCACCGTTGCCTGAGCCTCCTTCCTACTCCTCTGCTGACCCGCTAGGAAGCCGCCATCTTTAGCAGCCGGAAGAAGGGCGGTGCTGCCGTCAAACCTACTGGGAACTGTAGTTCGGCGGCCGAAAGCCGAGCGGAGAGATGAATGGGACGAGAGCCTTGGAAGCTGATAGGTTGAGACTGTGCTAGGAGGCGGGGTTTGGGTTGTGATAGGCTGGAGTGGGAGTCGAGTGGGCCGGGATCTGGAATACGATTGGCTAAGGTGAGACAAGGAGGAGCTTTTATGTTTCTGGTCGATTCTGATTACGGTGGTCAGCCCTTCTAACGTGATAGGCTGAATCGAGGCAGAGTGGAGTAGGATTTACAACGGGAAAGGCTCAGAAAAATGGAGAAGACCTAGTTTACCGTGTGATTAAATAAAGTGGAGCTGAATTGGGCGGGATTTAGAAGAGGAGGGGCTGACTGGTGATTGATGGACTTGACCTAACCTCAGTGAGGGGATTTTGCGGCAGAGGTGGGCGTGGTCCAGAACCCAAGGCCTCTCCCAATTATTTTACAGATatttgcaaaaatttaaaaaataccaagcCAGAACTATTTCAAGCCATCCTTCTTTTCTTCATGCACACTTCTCCCCTCAGCTCCATAACCACCTAAAaattgagcctcagtttcttgttAAAATCTGTTGAGCCTGCCCACATCAGCTAAGCTCCGGTTCAAAGAGAGCCCGGAGGGGCTGTGTAAAATGAACCTTGAAGGATGGAGAATCTGCTGAAAAAACAAGAGGGGTAAGgtcattccaggcagaaggaactgcCTGGGCAACGGTCTGTAGGTTTTGAGGAGCCTTGGAGCTGTGAAAGTCTCTCATCGGCTaatgtggctggagcagagtgagaaTTTTAATGTTCACCCTCAAGTCAGAAAATTGCCGGCTTCTCTTGCTACGACCTTTGGGGGCACGGAGGCAGGAAGATTCAGCCTCGTAGAGTCTGTCAGTGGAACCAGAAAGGTTCAGACTACCACAGGCTATGAACGGTTTACATCAAATGCATGAGGAAGAAAGGGGTGTTTCAGGCAAAGGTTAAGGCATGGCCAAAGGCACCAGAATGTGAGGGAAGCTTCAGTTGTTCATGGAAGAGATTATTGTGGCTAGAGACCGGAGTACACATTGGTGCCACCTGCAGGCATAATTTTATTAAAGACTTTGAATGCCAGGCtgaagaggatgaaatgtttcCCAAGGGCAATGGGGAGCCATGGAGGGTCTATGAGCCAGGGAGGTGAACAGTGAGATCTCTGTCTCTgggtcctgggtggggaagggagtggAGGTGGGCTCACATCCACACTGGGAAGGAGTGGCTTGAGCTCTGACTATGGATGGAGATGAGGAAGAGGCCCTTTCGAGGTGGATGCCGGGAAAATGAGCAGGATGCAGGAATTATCTGGGATCTGAGGAATTCAGCATTTATGGAGGAgaaacagaggaagcagagatgggGCGGTCAGAGAGGCAGTAAGGAACAAGGAGGATGCGTTATGATTCAGTTCTCTGATGGTGCCTGACCATATGCAAATTGGTTGTTAAAACTTCCATAACTCTGGTGTATatccatatatacatgtgtgtatatgtatgtgtatgaggaggttatggcaacccactccagtattcttgcctggagaatccccatcgacagaggagcctgccgggctacagtccaaggggtcacaaagagtcagacatgactgagtagtcGACTAAGCACGTATatgtctagagccagacatcttggaatgtgaagtcaagtgggccttagaaagcatcactacgaacaaagctagtggaggtgatggaattccagttgagctgtttcaaatcctgaaagatgatgctgtgaaagtgctgcactcaatatgccagcaagtttggaaaactcagcagtggccacaggactagaaaaggtcagttttcattccaattccaaagaaaggcaatgccaaagaatgctcaaactaccgcacaattgcactcatctcacatgctagtaaagtaatgctcaaaattctccaagccaggcttcagcaatacgtgaaccatgaactttctgatgttcaagctggttttagaaaaggcagaggaaccagagatcaaattgccaacatctgctggatcatggaaaaagcaagagagttccagaaaaacatctatttctgctttattgactatgccaaagcctttgactgtgtggatcacaataaactgtggaaaattgtgaaagagatgggaataccagaccacttgacctgcctcttgagaaacctgtatgcaggtcaggaagcaagttagaactggacatggaacaacagactggttccaaataggaaaaggagcacatcaaggctgtagattgtcaccctgcttatttaacttctatgcagagtacatcatgagaaacgctggactggaagaaccagaagctggaatcaagattgccgggagaaatatcaataacctcagatatgcagatgacactacccttatggcagaaagtgaagaggagctaaaaagcctcttgatgaaatgaaagaggagagtgaaaaagttggcttaaagctcaacattcagaaaacgaagatcatggcatctggtcccatcacttcatgggaaatagatggggaaacagtagaaacaggtcagactttatatttttgggctccaaaatcactgcagatggtgactgcagccatgaaatgaaaagacgcttactccttggaagaaaagttatgaccaacctagatagtatattcaaaagcagagacattactttgccgactaaggtccgtctagtcaaggctatggtttttcctgtggtcatgtatggatgtgagagttggactgtgaagaaagctgagtgccgaagaattgatgcatttgaactgtggtgttggagaagactcttgagggtcccttggactgcagggagatccaaccagtccattctaaaggagatcaaccctgggatttctttggaagaaatgctaaagctgaagctccagtactttggccacctcatgcgaagagttgactccttggaaaagactctgatgctgtgagagattgggggcaagaggagaaggggacaacccaggatgagatggctggatggcatcacggactcgatggacgtgagtctgagtgaactccgggagatggcgatggacagggaggcctggcgtgctgcaattcatggggtcgcaaagagtcggacacgactgagcgactgaactgaactgaactgaacatatacatgcatttatatacaatgtgtgtgtatatatatatatgtgtgtgtgtatgtatactggAATATTACTGAACccaaaacagaatgaaatttgcagcaacatacatagacctggagattatcacactacATGAAGcgagccagacaaagacaaatatgtgatatcacttatactgctgtctagtcgctcagttgtgtctgactctttgtgaccccatggattgtagcccaccaggctcctctgtccgtgggattttccagacaagaatattggagtgggttgccatgtcctcctccagggctatcacttatatgtggaatcttagaaaatgatacaaggcttccctggtggctcagtggtaaagaatctgcctgtcgatGCAGAGGACATTTGTTCAGtctctggcccaggaagatcgacgtgccatggagcaactgagcccatgctccacagcggctgagcctgtgctctggagcccaggagccacaacttctgagctcatgtgctgcaactactgaagcctgtgtgcctcaaaactgctccgcaacaagagcagccatggccatgagaagcccactcaccccCAGTAGAGAGTatccccgctcaccacaactagaggaaaaagCTGACGCAGCAGTGAAGAgccagcatgctgctgctgctaagtcgcctcagttgtgtccgactctgtgcgaccccatagacggcagcccaccaggctcccccgtccctgggattctccaggcaagaacactggagtgggctgccatttccttctccaatgcatgaaagtgaaaagtggaagtgaagtcgctcagtcgtgcccgactcttagcgaccccatggactgcagcccaccaggctcctccatccatgggattttccagacaagagtactggagtgggctgccattgccttctccggaagacccaacatagccataaataaataaataaataaataattttttaatttaaaaataaaatacaagatgtGCAGttaaatttggggggaaaacGATACAAATGatcttacttacaaaacagaaatagactcacagacataagaaagcaaatttatagttaccaaaggggaagtaggggagagataaattaggagtttgagatgaaCAGGTACACACTATATACAATAAACAATGAGGACCTACATAaggcacagggaattatattcagtatcttgtaatccTATGATGGAAAGAAcctgagaaagaataaaaaagaatttgtaatattctaaaagaaaagaagaaaaataaaaacctttgctgcatacctgaaactaatacaacattgtaaatcagctatcgttcagaaaattgtttttgtttagaaacaaaacaaaacaaaaacctcctGTGACACTGAAGggagacaaagaaactgaggctcatgtGCTGAGGCTCATCGCTTGCTCAGGGGTCCCAACCCCAGGTCTGTCCGTGACTTGAAGTGGAACGAGAACTCTCACACTGAAGGGACAGTCAGAGGAAAGAAGTTCATAGGGAAGCCAGGTGGAGAGCATCAGCCCAGAGTGGCACTCTAGCTTCCAAGAAATCAAATCCAAGGGTCAGAGTTGGAGGAGCCTCGGCCTGGGAAGCAGAGGCGAGGAGGGGCTGACATGTCGGGAGCTGGCCATGCGTCCTGTTGCTGGGGCTAGAGGAAGTCGCTGCCCTTGAGGAAGAAAGTACACAATAACAGGTCACATGGCCGGGGAGGGGGCTTCCTGTTTCCCGGCCCCTCCCAGGCTGGCCTCGGCCAGCCCGAGCTTGAGCGGGCAGTGGCCAGAGTGACTCCAAGAATGTCCTGGGACTTGGTTTTCGGACCAAGGTACCCCCCAGGAGGATAGGGAAGTAGAGCGGGCTGAGGGAACCAAATCCCAGGATTAGAATCTCTGGTTCAGGAGAGccctgaggaggagagaggactGTTGAACTCCTCCTCCCAAGCCCGgataggggagggaggggagcaaagagagagaggaaaatcaAGGAGacggaagagaaggaagaggtcaGGGCAACCTTGAGAGGTAGTGAGCTGTCCATCAAGGGAGGCATTCAAATGTGCCAAATCTACATTGATAACTCAAGAGCCTTTTGGAGAAGTGAAATCaatgcccatttcacagaagacGAAATTAAGGTTGTCATTTGCTTTGAGCTGAAGTCAGGTTGTGGTTTTAGCGGGTGAGGATAAAGGAGGATTCAGAAGACACTGATTTCTGGATAACAATGAGTGCCAGGGCCACACGGCCCCGAAGCCGGCGAGGGAGACATGCTCTGCCCGTAAGTGTTCCCCCTCCCTGCCACACCCAACCCTGCAAGACTCCAGCACCCAGATCTGCTTGGCTCAGAGCTCAGCCCTGGGGATCATTTGCAGGGTGAGCTGGACCCTGTGGCAGAGAGTTCAGAGGAGGCTGAGGCAGCCAGTGGGAGCTCTGAGCCGGGCCCTGTGGCATCTCAAGATAGCACCAAGGTGGAACTGTTGGCCTCTGAGGTGGAGGCCAAAGGGCAGGGCTTGGAGAGCAGGTAAGGCCCACTTTGTCTGTGTCCCCCACTGCAGACCTGGCACATCTTTCCCACTCAGAGATGGGTTTATGTCCCTCCCCGACTCACACACATGCCATGGCTCCCATTGCCCTTGGCCTGGCTTTCAAGGCCCTGCAGTCCTAGCCTTGTTACAAACCCTCTGTGTGTTAGCTACCTCAAATGACCCCATTTCCAGAAATTTCCATCTCTCACCTCTTCACAGGACTGACAAAGAAGTTGATGGGGACTCTAGCAGGGGACCAGCCCCAGCCCCTGAGGGGCGGCCCCGTGAGGAAACCCACCAGGCCCCAGAGACAGTCCTGCAGGACGGGGAGAGCGTCCCCTCTGGACCTGATGTATTTCAGACTCTCCAGCAAGCGCTGAGCTCTCTGGAAGCAGCCGTTGCTGCCTGGCGCCACCGGCCCCCAAACTGTCCTGGGCCAGTGGAGGCAAAGGACGGAAGCGAGGGGGCATCAAAGCCCTGCTTGGAGCAGGAGGGGGCTGGGAGCTGCCAGCGGGAGGCAGCCCGATTGGCTGAAAGGAATGCCTGGCTGCGTTTGGCCTTGGGCAGCCGGGAGGATGAGCTGATCTGCACACAGAACTCCCTGCAGGCCTTCCAGGCTGAGAAGGAGATGCTGCAGAGAGAGGTGAGTTGGGCAGGGCTGCCTCCCAGGGATCcctggtgggagggaggcaggcctgGCATAAGACACATTGAATCGTTTGTTcatttgtgaagatttttttggagCTTTGACTTGCCTTgctgatgttcagttgctcactcatgtccagcagcctgcagcatgccaggcttctctgtctttcaccatctcccagagtttgctcaaacttatatccattgagtcggtgatgctatctaaccctctcatcctctgtcaccctcttctcctgccttccagtctttcccagcatcagggtcgtttccaatgagtcggctctttgtatcaggtggccaaagtattggagcttcaacttcagcatccgtccttccaatgagtagtcagggctgatttcttttaggattgcttggtttgatctccttgctatccaaggaattctcaagagtcttttccaacaccacagttcaaaagcatcaattctttggcgttcagctttctttatggtccaactctcacatccataattgactactggagaaaccatagcttgactgtacggacctttgtcggcaaccCCAAAGAGACAAAGATCCCTTGCAACTTTAGTTAAGAGGATCAGAGAGGCCCATCGAAGAAATGACACTTGAATAAAGACCACAAGGAGGCAAGGGAGGAAACATGTAAGGAACCGGGGTAGAGCATTTTAGGCTCTAGGAACAGTATACGCAAAGGCTGGAGGTTGGAGTGTGATTAGTGCGTTCAAGAAACAGTGAGGAGGCCAGTATGGGGCTGAGCAGGAGGAGACAAGGGTACCGAGGTGATGGGAGCAGATCCCGGAGGGCCTTGTGGGCCTCAAGGAGGGTTTGAACTTTTGCTCTGAGTGAGGTGGACGGCACGGAGGGCTCTGAGCAAACAAGGATGGAGACCTGATGCAGGTGCTCACAGGCGCCCTCTGGCGGCTTTGGGAGGAACAGCTTGTGGAGGGAGAAGGTGGAATCTTGGCGATCCAGGAGGTGGCAACGTTGTGGAGACGGTGAGAACCGGGCAGTTTTGCGgggatgctgaagctggagctggcAGGTGGGATGTGAAAGCTAGAGAGGGGCTGAGGACGAGACCTGGATTGGGAGCCTTAGAGACTGGAAGTGAGACACAGGGAGCCTGTGGGAGGGGTGGGTTTGGAGGAAGGGAGACCAGAGCTCTTAGGCCTTAATCAGCTCAAGATGCTATGAGCCACCCACATGGGGCCATTAAAGGGCCAGTTTTATGTCCGAGTCCAGAGCCCAGGTGATGTCAGGGCAGGAGGGACACAGATGGTGAGACCTGGGCTGCAGAAGCCCAGCGCAAGGAGTGGAGCCCATTTTTCAGCCGggaaagaaaagtctttttaaaaaaaattttacttcccTGACCCCTTCCCCcaactctggcaaccaccaacaTGTTCCCTGTATCTGtgagttcaatttttaaaaattttaacctaTCATCTATCTGTGCCCTGCtgcacggcttgtgggatctcagttcccgaCCATGGGTTGAaccccaggccacagcagtgaaagcaccaagtcctaaccactagaccaccatggAACTCCCTGGTtttattttagactccacatataagtgagatcatgtactatttgtctttatctggctgacttatttcacttagcatagtgccttTAAGGTCCttctgtgtgcgtgctaagtcatttcagttgtgtccaactctttgtgaccccatggactgtagcccattaggttcctctgtccatgggattctccaagcaagaatactggagtgggttgccatttcctcctccaagggatcttcccaacccagggattgaacccacacctcctgcggCTCCTGGCCCTGAGGTCCTTCTATATTGTCCCAAATGGCAAGATTCCtttttttacagatgaataatttTTCATTCTATAAATATACTTACCacatcttatccattcatccatccgtggacacttaggttgcttctgtggtttggctcttgtaaatagtgctgcagtgaacgtgcGGGTGCCGATGTCTTTTCAAGTCAGCATTTTGGTTTCCTTCAGagaaatacccagaaatggaattgctgtatcatatagTCGTTCTATTTTGACttctttgaggaactgccatactttTTTCCGTAATGATTGTACCCATTTGCATTCTCAACAACGGTGCGCGAAGGTTCCCTTTCCTCAACATCTTCGCCTACACTTATCTTTtgcattctttgtttcttttggccTCGCCATTCAGcaaggcatgcaagatcttagttcccctgaccaGTGATCgcacccctgcctcctgcagtggaagggcggAGTCCTAAGCACTAGGCTGCCAGCGAAGTCCCTTTCTTGGCTTTTTGATGCTTGCCATTCTAACcgatgtgaggtggtatctcattgtggttttgactgcATTTTCCTAAGGATTAGTGAGgttcccccagtggctcagcagtcaagaatccgcctgcagtgcaggagccacaggagacatgggctcgatctctgggtcgggaagatcccctggaagagagcatggcaacccactccagtattttttctgttttttttttttttttgcctggagaatcccatggactctcatgccagaggagcctggcaggctacagtctgtagggttgcaaagagtcagacacgactgaagtgactgagcaggcacgcatgcAAAgattagtgatgatgagcatcttttcatgaaccTGTTGGACATCTGGAAAGAGAAGTCTTGATTCAGGGACTGCATGACTGAATGGCTGACCAACAAGTCATGGctgaatgacttgcccaaggttgtaCAAGAAGCTATTTGGCAGGATGAGAATCTGGGGGGTCCTACCTTCCAGCCAGTGCTCTTGCCACTGCTCCAAGAACAGGTCTTAGGGAAGAATGGCAGGTGGTTGGAGCCACCCCAGCCTTACATTCCCCATTTCCCCACAGGTCCAGGAGCTGCAGGATTCCCTGCTGAGGCTGGAGCCCTTTCCACCTCCTTCCTGTGACCAAGCAGGTGGCTCAGGTAGTGGTTCCAGCAGCTCTGGGGCTGATGGAGAGACCTGGGGCTCACAGGTGAGTATGTGAAACTAAAAACCACGGTCTGTTTCAGATCCTTAGTGTCTGGGGCCATGAGACTCAAATCCTGGTCATGTGATCCAATAGTTTCGGGGATTGGAAAAGGCCTAAATCCTAATGCTGGGCTCTCAGTGAAAATTCTGGGTGAATCAAGTCACCTCTTTTCGACAGGATCCCTTCTCCCGGGCTCACCCCCTGCTCCGGCGCCTGCAGAGTGATTCCAGCACCCAGATGCTTGGGTCTCTCCCAACCCAGCCCCTTGCTCCTGAGATGCACATCATGGAAGCCCAGATGGAGCGACTCCGAGGGTAAGAGTCACAAATGCTGGGCTCATAAGGGCACTGGTGCCGCCCAGCTGGGATATAAAGCCAGGAGTCTGGagctggagtgggggtggggtggggaaggtggggatggggtggggaaatCAATGGTGTCCTAACTGCCCTTCAAAGTCACTCACTTTTCCCTCTTCCCCCACCTCCGGAGGCAGGAACATTGAGAAACTCAAATGCTTCAACCGCTTGCTGTCAGCTGTGCTCCAGGAGTACAAGGGCCGGTGTGAGAGCCTCAGCATGCGGCTGGGCCAGCGGGAGGCCGAGGCCACTGCGCTGCGTCTAGCCTTGCAGTATAGGTCAGTGCACCCCAGCCACGATTCACATGCTTTCTACTGcctgggaaggaaatggataTCCTCAAAGGATAGTCCTACTTCCCAGAGAGAGACGGAGCCCTCTCAGAAAAGTATTTGCCCTTGCCGTGGAAATTAACTTAGGGCAGTTTTCGTCCCAGGGTGCTAAAGGAATTTACAAACTCCCAGGGTTGGGGTTAGGAGGAGGAGTGACAGATCCAGGGGCAAGTGGGAGTGTCACCTACGCAACAGGATGGGTATGCTGGGGTGCTCAGAACTGCTGTCCCACAGTGAACACTGTGAGGAGGCGTATGGAGCCTTACTCGCTCTCCGGGAGGCAGACTCAGGAGCTGGAAAAGGAGCCTTCGTGGATGACTTGGAGGCAGCTGAGAAGGAAGCTCAGAGGCTCCTAGTGCAAGAGAAGGCTGCCATGGATGGAGTGACACTGCAGGATCCATGTCCAAGGTGCCCTTGGGAGCCCTGGGGACTGGGTGGGCCAGTGAGTGGGGCTCTGGTTGCAGAATGGGGCTCCCAGAACTGGCCCTATATTGGGGGCTGGCGTGGCTCCTGAGGTTGGCATTAGGCCTGCCGGAGTTGGCTGTTTTCTACTCAGCAAAGTTGACATGGTGGTTACAGCCATTGGGGGTGGGATAGGACCCACCAGGGTGGCATGAGGATGGCTGGTGGTGCCCACTGATCAGGTGGTATGATGGTGCTTAATGGGGTTGGCATGATGCTGGTACCCATAGGGGTTGTCATGATGCTGCATAACAGGGTTGGCAGGTTGAGCAATGGTGCTCATTGAGTTGGTGTGATGGCTTCCCTGTGATGGTGTGAGTGACTGTGCCCATTGGCGTGGTGGTGTTCATTCATCACTGATGAATGATCATTGGCGGGCTGATGTTGCCCGTTTGGGTTTACGTTATGGTGCCCACCATGTTAGTTTGACCGTGCCTACCACAGATGGCCTTGGAAGGAACCATCACGGTCAGTAAGATGGAAGATGACAAAGCGCACCAGGATTGCATGAAGTTAGTGTAGCCACGCTGAGCAGAGTTCACACAggcctctcctgtctcctgtagTCCCGAAGGCAGCAGCGTGGATAAGCCCACACCACAGGAGGTGGCGTCCCAGCTCCAGGGCTATGTTCAGCGTCTCCAGGAACGCCGTGCTCTGGTGAAGATTCCCCCTGAGCCTGGCTCTACCTGGGTGCCCATATCTACCGTGCCCCACGCAGAAGCCATGGTGCAGGCCATTCTGGGGGCCCAGCCTGGCCCATCCCTGCCCCGGATGGAGAAGACGCAGATCCAGCAGGACCTGGCGGCCACACGGGTACACATGGGCTGCGGTCACTGTGTCGATCTTTCCTGGTGGGACCAAATCCTGTGCTGAGTCTGAGTGAGATGCGATTAGGGGACCGAGTAGTAAGGGAGAGTTTTGCTGGATATTGTTTGAAATTTGTGACCTGCCGTGAAAGAGctcggggcttctctggtgactcaggaggtaaacaatccgcctgccaatgcaggagacacgagttcgatccctgggtcgggaagatcccctggagaagggaatggcaccctactccagtagtcgtgcctggaaaattccatggatagaggcgcctggcgggctacaattcatggggttgcaaaagagtcagacatgactgagcagctatcACACGCATGAAAGAGCTGAGGTTCTGAATTTGGAGAAACTCCAGATGCTACCATTGAGTTGCTACTCGACTTTGTCTAAGACACTTGCTCTCTCTGAATGGCTATTTCTACAGCTGTAGTTTTTATGGAAGGATTTTTCCTATCATGCAAGATCAAGGTAAGGgttaggattcttgcctgaggagCCCTCAGTGGGCACCTCCTAgaggctcagttttctcagcGGTTGACCTTCAAGGCACATTTTCTACCCTCTCCTTGGTCTCTCAGGAGACTCTGGCGGACCTGATGCTGCGGCTACAGCTGGTGCGGCGGGAAAAGCGGGCTCTGGAACTGCGGGAGGCTGCCCTCCgagcccagggcccagcccaCGTGCTCCTGCTGGAGCAGCTGCGCTGGGAGCGGGCACAGCTTCGGACTGGCGGGGCCAACAGCAGTGGTGGAGACAGCAGTGGAGGTGGGAGCAGTGGAGATGAAGAGGAGTGGTCCCAGGTGAGTGACCCTGCCTTGGCCCGGTAGGGATAGCAGTATACTACTGGATATGTGGTCCTGGTTCATCCTAGCctcctttgagcctcagtttccatttcTGCACCAAAAAAAGGAGTTGAATGGTAAAAATACATGTGAAAATTCACGCTTGTACTTTGGAGTTTCTTTCTTTGAGAGTATTGCGCCCAATAAGCCCCAAGGGA
Proteins encoded in this window:
- the USHBP1 gene encoding harmonin-binding protein USHBP1 isoform X1, translated to MSARATRPRSRRGRHALPGELDPVAESSEEAEAASGSSEPGPVASQDSTKVELLASEVEAKGQGLESRTDKEVDGDSSRGPAPAPEGRPREETHQAPETVLQDGESVPSGPDVFQTLQQALSSLEAAVAAWRHRPPNCPGPVEAKDGSEGASKPCLEQEGAGSCQREAARLAERNAWLRLALGSREDELICTQNSLQAFQAEKEMLQREVQELQDSLLRLEPFPPPSCDQAGGSGSGSSSSGADGETWGSQDPFSRAHPLLRRLQSDSSTQMLGSLPTQPLAPEMHIMEAQMERLRGNIEKLKCFNRLLSAVLQEYKGRCESLSMRLGQREAEATALRLALQYSEHCEEAYGALLALREADSGAGKGAFVDDLEAAEKEAQRLLVQEKAAMDGVTLQDPCPSPEGSSVDKPTPQEVASQLQGYVQRLQERRALVKIPPEPGSTWVPISTVPHAEAMVQAILGAQPGPSLPRMEKTQIQQDLAATRETLADLMLRLQLVRREKRALELREAALRAQGPAHVLLLEQLRWERAQLRTGGANSSGGDSSGGGSSGDEEEWSQGPPALHGGSRGIDGGQVSKVQHPEELTQGLSASLTRALGLREQLQALLEKLEEVARKERARRAQSTELNSDLCKAHSTLVMAFRGAHRKQEEQRRKLEQQMALMEARQAEELAVLEAAARALGRSRLPCPPSRPGETFL
- the USHBP1 gene encoding harmonin-binding protein USHBP1 isoform X3 gives rise to the protein MSARATRPRSRRGRHALPGELDPVAESSEEAEAASGSSEPGPVASQDSTKVELLASEVEAKGQGLESRTDKEVDGDSSRGPAPAPEGRPREETHQAPETVLQDGESVPSGPDVFQTLQQALSSLEAAVAAWRHRPPNCPGPVEAKDGSEGASKPCLEQEGAGSCQREAARLAERNAWLRLALGSREDELICTQNSLQAFQAEKEMLQREVQELQDSLLRLEPFPPPSCDQAGGSGSGSSSSGADGETWGSQDPFSRAHPLLRRLQSDSSTQMLGSLPTQPLAPEMHIMEAQMERLRGNIEKLKCFNRLLSAVLQEYKGRCESLSMRLGQREAEATALRLALQYSEHCEEAYGALLALREADSGAGKGAFVDDLEAAEKEAQRLLVQEKAAMDGVTLQDPCPSPEGSSVDKPTPQEVASQLQGYVQRLQERRALVKIPPEPGSTWVPISTVPHAEAMVQAILGAQPGPSLPRMEKTQIQQDLAATRETLADLMLRLQLVRREKRALELREAALRAQGPAHVLLLEQLRWERAQLRTGGANSSGGDSSGGGSSGDEEEWSQGPPALHGGSRGIDGGQVSKVQHPEELTQGLSASLTRCVPGYCAGGSGPSGTAAGSAGKARRGGSEGTSQTCSEY
- the USHBP1 gene encoding harmonin-binding protein USHBP1 isoform X2 — protein: MLCPTDKEVDGDSSRGPAPAPEGRPREETHQAPETVLQDGESVPSGPDVFQTLQQALSSLEAAVAAWRHRPPNCPGPVEAKDGSEGASKPCLEQEGAGSCQREAARLAERNAWLRLALGSREDELICTQNSLQAFQAEKEMLQREVQELQDSLLRLEPFPPPSCDQAGGSGSGSSSSGADGETWGSQDPFSRAHPLLRRLQSDSSTQMLGSLPTQPLAPEMHIMEAQMERLRGNIEKLKCFNRLLSAVLQEYKGRCESLSMRLGQREAEATALRLALQYSEHCEEAYGALLALREADSGAGKGAFVDDLEAAEKEAQRLLVQEKAAMDGVTLQDPCPSPEGSSVDKPTPQEVASQLQGYVQRLQERRALVKIPPEPGSTWVPISTVPHAEAMVQAILGAQPGPSLPRMEKTQIQQDLAATRETLADLMLRLQLVRREKRALELREAALRAQGPAHVLLLEQLRWERAQLRTGGANSSGGDSSGGGSSGDEEEWSQGPPALHGGSRGIDGGQVSKVQHPEELTQGLSASLTRALGLREQLQALLEKLEEVARKERARRAQSTELNSDLCKAHSTLVMAFRGAHRKQEEQRRKLEQQMALMEARQAEELAVLEAAARALGRSRLPCPPSRPGETFL